A window of the Falco rusticolus isolate bFalRus1 chromosome 1, bFalRus1.pri, whole genome shotgun sequence genome harbors these coding sequences:
- the UTP18 gene encoding U3 small nucleolar RNA-associated protein 18 homolog, protein MGRAAPRPGPAAAQITKKATKTTKIKKINETNKTTKVKKMKNVKKMRRTKLAARGQQPSAVAPAERAAAVQAAAEAARRAWHREVLGCPSGAERELEELVFGASLGVEEEELLQRLADPPRFNATESRGFQRDSSDSEVENEAKSKFVSKKPVWVDEDDEADENVDMTHKYRKDFMKSDAEKTLTKKKLKQRLEEQFQRAMGGVPAWADLKNRKKSKRTASDSDSDEDDDLLCKTGTFISNSESLPRGILKISTCLPANQERFADGRLATVQFHPSAQVVMTAGHDRSVSLFQVDGIRNPRIQSIYLESFPIYKACFSVDGEQVVATGTHHNMFFVYDMMSGSIIPVQKVRGVEERFLKSFELSPDGSFMLLTGTSGYLHLLSMKTKELISTMKVNGRCTASAFTPDSSKIYSYSKEGEVFIWDVRSRKCLHKFEDEGCLEGKCIAVSKNNQYVACGSASGVVNLYTTDVCLREKHPKPVKAIMNLVTSATCVTFNPTTEILAVASRETDEAVKLVHIPSYTVFSNFPVFRRKQIYLAQSMDFSPRSGFFSVANNKGKALLFRLKHYSDF, encoded by the exons ATGGGGCGCGCGGCACCCCGCCCTGGCCCGGCTGCGGCGCAGATAACGAAGAAAGCAACGAAAACAAcgaaaataaagaaaataaacgaaacaaacaaaacaacgaaagtaaaaaaaatgaagaacgTAAAGAAAATGAGGCGAACGAAGCTAGCAGCGAGGGGGCAGCAGCCAAGCGCGGTGGCGCCGGCTGAGCGGGCCGCGGCTGTGCAGGCAGCGGCGGAGGCCGCTCGCCGCGCCTGGCACCGGGAGGTGCTTGGCTGCCCGTCGGGCGCCGAgcgggagctggaggagctggtgtTCGGCGCTAGTCTCGGcgtggaggaggaggagctgctgcagcgcCTGGCTGACCCTCCGCGG TTTAATGCCACAGAGAGCAGAGGTTTCCAGAGAGACTCTAGTGATTCGGAAGTAGAAAACGAAGCAAAAAGTAAATTCGTCTCTAAAAAGCCAGTCTGGGtggatgaagatgatgaagctGATGAAAA TGTTGATATGACCCATAAGTATCGGAAAGATTTCATGAAAAGTGATGCTGAGAAGACACTTACGAAGAAAAAGCTAAAGCAGAGACTTGAAGAACA GTTTCAGCGAGCTATGGGAGGAGTTCCTGCCTGGGCTGActtaaaaaacaggaagaaatccAAAAGGACTGCAAGTGACA GTGACAGTGATGAAGATGATGATCTGCTCTGCAAGACTGGCACTTTCATATCAAACTCAGAGTCCTTGCCGAGAGGTATTTTGAAG ATTAGCACCTGCTTGCCTGCTAATCAGGAACGTTTTGCTGATGGAAGACTGGCGACAGTGCAGTTTCATCCCTCTGCTCAAGTAGTCATGACTGCTGGACATGATCGATCTGTGTCACTCTTTCAG GTTGATGGTATAAGGAATCCAAGAATACAGAGCATCTATTTGGAGAGTTTTCCAATTTATAAGGCTTGTTTCAGTGTTGATGGAGAACAAGTTGTAGCCACTGGGACTCACCATAACATGTTCTTTGTGTATGACATGATGAGTGGAAGTATTATTCCCGTACAGAAAGTAAGAG GTGTGGAGGAAAGATTTCTCAAAAGCTTTGAACTCTCTCCAGATGGATCTTTTATGCTTCTAACTGGAACTTCAGGTTATCTTCACTTGTTGTCAATGAAG ACAAAGGAACTGATTAGCACTATGAAGGTAAATGGAAGATGCACTGCATCTGCTTTCACTCCAGACAGCAGTAAAATATATAGCTATTCAA AGGAAGGTGAAGTTTTCATTTGGgatgtgagaagcagaaagtgTCTGCACAAATTTGAAGATGAAGGTTGTCTGGAAGGAAAGTGCATTGCTGTTTCAAAAAATAACCAGTATGTGGCATGTGG ttcgGCTTCTGGAGTTGTAAATTTATATACTACTGATGTCTGCCTCAGAGAAAAACATCCTAAACCAGTTAAAGCCATAATGAACCTCGTTACATCTGCTACATGTGTGACCTTCAATCCCACCACAGAAATCTTGGCAGTGGCTTCCCGTGAAACTGATGAGGCTGTCAAGTTG